In Oreochromis niloticus isolate F11D_XX linkage group LG22, O_niloticus_UMD_NMBU, whole genome shotgun sequence, the sequence TACCGTAACATGAGGCGAGCGCTGTTGTGACTTGGCCctgtatgaataaaactgttttGAATAGATATTAAAAATGACAGTTCACTGGTGCTACACAAATATgctgaattaaaataaataacaataagcCCCTGACCTCTGGGTACTCCTCGAGCTGCTCCTCGGGACAGAGCTCCTCCTCTTCCAACACCTGCACCACGTTGGCGGCCTCCTCTACGCATTGCCATACGACCGGCAGAGCCACGGCCTCGCATGGGCCCACCTGTTGAAACTCGCTTCCCTGTGTAATGCAAAGCCAACACTCAGTCCACACTCAGTAGGAGCACGAAGCAAGACTTAAAAAACGAAGCGACAGTCAAACCAAAGTTTCTGAAAGCAATTCACTAGTCGCACATGGCATTAACGTTGGCGGCTGGTCTCCTGCAGACATCCCAGGTACCAGTTGCCTAGGTAAACCTCTAATGCATTTAATACTAGGCCACATGTCAATCAATGGCACCCTGTGCACTCATTGGTAGTCGCTTGCATGCAAGTTGAGATGTTTATCCTGGGTCAGGCCTGCCAAATGTGTTTCGCCGTCTACAGTCTCCTGCAAATCACTTCCAGTATAGAGCTTAAAGGATGCCATTAGAATCCAGGTAGACACTGAAGTTTGTTGATGCATACCTCTCAGAGACAGCGCTCCCCTCATTACACCTCCTCTGCCTCGTCCCCGAAGACCACCTCTGTTCATCCCGCGCATTCCTCCTCTGCCTCCAGGAGGTCCTCCACGCATCAGCGCCCCAACAGGCCGACCCAGCCGGGCTTGGATGTTGCTCTTCCCCAGTCGCTGCTTTAGGCTCTGACACATGTTAATTACAAATGGTACATTACGAAAGCAATTACGACAAAATTAAAATCAGTAAGCCGAATCTTCAGGAAATATCATCTTGCACGTGGCAGTAATAGGAGCCTCGTAATGGCCTATGGCTCAGACTCACAGGAACGCTGCAGTAAAGTCTTTACACATTTATCTGAACGAGGCCAGCGTGACCTACAGGTGCTGGGCAGGCTGGATTTAACGTGCTACCACAGAGCTGTGATGAGGGCTACAATCATGCTGCTCTGTGTGCATTCACATGTTTCACCCAGGACACTCACACTCTGCACAAACGCTGCAGTCGACTCCAATCACAAATGTTAACAAATAAGAAATTGAACGTCAAATCTAAAATGCTGCAGGTACCTTAGCTGGAttcttcatttgattttaaattcTGAAAGAGCCAGGAACATGTTATTATAGActacatcattttaaaaggtCTTATAAGGGTGTACAGGAGTTGTTCCAAAATCAAAGCAGTTTGAATATTTCTGTCAAAAAGGACATTTTAACTTGGATTCTGCAGTCAGTTTAAGATTGCCATGAAAACTGAAACAAGCCCAGGGAATTATCATCTTCCGACCCATTTTTCACCCTGAACTCAGTGTATCCCTGTTATTTGGAAAGAACAACATTTGGAAATTAGAAATTACAGCAGCACGTTGAGAATTAAGTCACCCGAAACTCAAAAGAAATGCCTAATTGTCAAACTGTGTGATGATCAGAGCTGTGAGCAGCAGAAGCTTTTCACATTCCAAACTGGGCTGTGGCATTCCAAGGTTTGGGGAATGGCTGGAATAATAAATCATTTTGGTACAATCACTTTTACGTCATTGTTAatattaaaaatggaaaaatcagGGTGTTTTCCTATAAAACCTGATACCTTCCCTCAGCATCACTGTTTAGCAAAGCCCCGCCTGTATCAGCCAGTTGACACTGTGGTTTGATGTCTGCAGGCTCCaggtaatctttttttttttatttcacattatACTTTGTCCACAGACGGACCAGGTCCAGGTCAGAGACCAGCTGGAGGACTGGATGGATCCAAAACATTCAAGATCACAGATTCTTACTGGACCATAGATCCAGTTCAGCTTCAGTTGTGCTCTTTATTTACCCATCGCTGTGGTGAACAGTAGCATCAGAGAACCACAGATGACCGATTTCCTTCTCTACTCACACACTCAGGCCACGTCCACATGGACACGGGTGTTTTTGTACactgagattttccgttttcgtttaaaaaataaaaaacaatccCGTCCAAATTTATATGCAAAAAACTAATTTAATAGCTTTCGaaaacatgccaaagcaacaggtggcaaTATaatcaggggtgcacataagtggtccgcaggtgcgcattcgctgtcaaaataaaagacgcgcaccggataagaagttgcaacgtgcgtttgcgtacatataaaagggactgtttttgtccgctcgAGTGGGATTtccacggcatattctgcaccacatctctgtgtgttcatcatttgtttgaagccagctcacctcctgcaaccacttttctgAGAGTACGctcttcttttgcggttcggactccttctgacatttctttggaggtggaggaacaccaaagtaattgcttaaaggagcttctttgacatctttaagagttctaaacaaatgtctgtcctcctccagaaaatcttatgtacgcaaacgcgcgttgcaacttcttatccagtgcgcgtcttttattttgacagcgaatgcgcacctgcggaccacttatgtgcacccctggatACAATCCTAACcctgtagaaatgttggccaatcagaagtcgaGCAGCCTGGGAGGGAAAGTGTAAACAAAGATGTCTTTCTAAACTGTGTTTGTATACGTAAgcatgtaaaaactgcagatactcagattaacagcaacagtattttgtcaacatcattgtagaaattcatctcatgtaaacaataacgtgtgATGCCAAAAAAGGTGCACACCGTTGGCGTTGAGTGactaaatctctgttttcttcgtccacacataaacacaaaaacagtttttaataaTCTGTTTTCAGTGATGCAAAACGCTGTGTACGTGTGGACCAAAGGCCCAAACGCACAGAAGAaactgcgttttcaaaaatacccatgtacatgtggacgtagccttaatTTGGGTTAAACATACTCAGATCGAACCAACAGTGCCACGGACACCAATTTCACCTGAACGTCGCGCTCACCTGCTTGTGATTCAGAGCAGCTTGCACCGAAGGCCGGTTCTCCATCTGCTGGGCCAGCCGACGATTGCGGGCGCTAGCCAAATGCTGCTGTTGCATGGTGGCTCGAATGCTTACCGCAGTGGGTTGCTTGTTCTTCAGCATATTAGTGAAGCTTTAGAGGtgggagggaaaaagaaggaggaAGTAAAAGAAGGGGACAGGGGATatacagaggaggaggaagcaggGTTCCACATCATGTCATTTCTCATATGGATGATCGTGGCAGCTCTTTAGTCATGTTAGACTTTGTTCCACTTGTTGGCACTTATTTTCTCTCTCGATCATATGATATTCCAGAGTTACTTACACTTGACTTTAGCCCGTGTTGTAAAATTAACACAAGGAGAAAAAACAGTTGAAAGCAGACTTCAGGACAGGAGAGAGAAAGTTTCAGAAGAAGAGCCACAATTGCCACTTACAAGCCTCCAGCTGACACTGCGGGGATGTCATCATGTCGCAGCAGCAGAGGCCAGGGCATGAGGTGTGCTTTGGCACCCAGCCACTTACAGGATGGACCGTGACTTTATTTAAACCACCAAGTGGTCCGGAACTAGGGAATTGGTGGGGAAGGGGTAGTCCCTTGTCACGTCCAAGCTAGGACTGAGTACTCTGAGCAGGGAAaggaggaaagaagaagaagacagacATGGTAGAACATGAGGAGATAAAAAGCTTCACTTTGACTGgtctgagagagaaaaagatgagAGGCAGAAAAGACAAGATGCCCCATCTCAGTGACTTAGCTTTAGCTCTCTGCTCTCCTGCCCCATTTAATGGTGTATACATGACGTATACAGTGCTGTTTAAACAGGGAGCCAGCGTGCCAAGGTATTTACAGGACGGTGGTCTGGTTCTGCGTATGCTTTACCAACCACGACCGCTACAGTCACCCCTCATCTACATGTGTGTGCTGCTCACACAAAACATTTGGCCTGGGCAAGCCCCTTCTGCCCCACACTTCATTTACATGTAACACAAACAAGGACAGGGCCAACAGAGTTGAATGAGCAGCGCACACACGGGGAACAGCCAGAGCTGCATCCATAACAGGTTTGGTCCCAACAGTAGGTTTCCGTAGAGAGTATTAGAACCTTCACAAGCCAAGGCTGGCAGCAGGTGACTAATTTCTGACAGGGTGCGTAGCCTCTCACCGCTCATTTAGGGACACTTTGGTGGTGCTTTTCAGGACAACTTTTTGGGAGGCAGCTGCACTCATTTTGAAAGACTTTGATTGTAGAGTCCTGGAAACAGAAAAGACAGAACTTGTTTCACCTCCCTCTCTTTTACACATAATGTATGCACTACTACTAGATGTTAAATGACCACTTTTAACCCTGGAGAAGCCATGGGGTCAAATTTGACCCCATGGCTTCCCTAGAAAACCAATGGGGTCGGATCTGACCCCATGGGTTCTCCAGGGTTAAATCGCTATTGCAAGGAATTTGCTGTAATTAACATCTACAGCTGTTACATGTGTGTTTAACAGAGAGATTATTTTGAGGACTACACACAGTTTCACACAAATCCTACTGGGATCGTTTAAGTAACAGTCCTCCTGGTAGGAGTAACACACGACCCCCTCCCACCCAAGCTAAACTTCAGACCAGCCCGACTGCCAG encodes:
- the chtopa gene encoding chromatin target of PRMT1a — its product is MSAAASQKVVLKSTTKVSLNERFTNMLKNKQPTAVSIRATMQQQHLASARNRRLAQQMENRPSVQAALNHKQSLKQRLGKSNIQARLGRPVGALMRGGPPGGRGGMRGMNRGGLRGRGRGGVMRGALSLRGKRVSTGGPMRGRGSAGRMAMRRGGRQRGAGVGRGGALSRGAARGVPRGRGGLRGRGGFAGRRGRGRGVGRPAVTREQLDNQLDAYMSKTKGHLDAELDAYMAQADPDSME